AGGGTATATCTCCAAAGGGATACCGGCAAATCGATGTAACTCATCATAGATCGCACCATATTCAATAAAGTGCTATTTCTCCTTTCAAATACACCATTATGTTCTAGAGTTGCAAGAGGTGTCCACTGTGATAAAATGctattatctttaagatagtccaAGAATTCAGTACTAAGGTATTCACCTCCTCGATCAAATCGAAAAGCTTTAATACTCTTTCCTatttgtttctcaacttcatacctaaattccttgaacttttcaaatgattcaaatttatacttcattaagtacaaatactCATACCGTGAATGACCATCGGtaaaggtaatgaagtaagaataaccacccctagcagtttcattaattggtccACATATGTCCTACAAATGGCGTTTTGGttatttttcctagaagacatgcatgacaagtcgagtatggttcaaaaccgATTAGATCAATACATCCATCattactcaacttgttaatCTTGTCTTCTCAAATATGACCTAATTGAAAATGCCAAACATACATTGGATTTGGACTATCTCTAGAGCGTTTATTGGTTATGGTATTTACATCGTGAtattttgcttattgacattggtaatcGCATTCTTGGACATTGTAATGGTATAGAGGTTATTGGTTAATAATCCAGAACCAACACACgttctattataataaatagaacatacatcatcagcaaaagaaaattcataattctctttacccaaacgaagtatagagatgatgttccgaacaacattctcataatgcaaacaattctttaaaacTAAAATATGTCCGGAAGgcaaacataaacgaaaagtccctatagctaatacagcaactcttgccccatttgcaaatgttaggacAATCTTATTTCCAGATTCTGCAAAGACATACAAATATGTGAGGTTGCAGCAGAATCCGGAATCCATAAGTTGGATTCAGCACTAAtcataagattagtttcaataagTATAGATATCATACCTTCGCAAGGTTGGTCCTTGCGCTTGACCTTCAAGCTCGCGAGGTACTTCTTGCAGTTCCTCCTCCAGTTCCCCATGACACCATAGTAATGACATTTCCATTTTTCAACCTTGGGCTTTGGTTGCACAACAGCTTTTACAGGCttcttccatttccttttcttcaaaatagtcttactcTTTGAAGAGGAAGCCATAGCCATAGCCACTACATTTGGCCTTGtattgtgcatttccttctcataaactacCAGCATACTATGTAACTCAGCAAGatttttctccatcttatgcatgtggaagttttggacaaaaccGTAGAAGGAATCGGgtaaaaattggagaatcaaATCCACGGCTAAGTCATTGTCCATAACGAGATTCAGcctagccaattcttctatgtgtcagatcattttcaaaacatgatCATTAACCGATGATCCCTCAGCCATTCTCATGCGGTACAAtgccttagatatctcatatTTAGAGGTTtgaccattctcatcaaaaaattcattcaggTGCAATATGATCAATCTAGCATCTACCATTGCTTCATACTTCTTctgaaattcattattcattgaagcaagcatatatgacctaacttttaagtcatcatcatgccacttATCATAAGTGATGCGTTCCTCTTGGGTCGCACTCTCGGGAAAGGAGGTTGGCATTTcttcatcaagcacatacccgagtttttcggaattgagaacaattctcaaattcctcaCCCGGTCGGTGAAATTGGGTCTAGTCAAACAACTATTATCAAGTATCGAAGTGAGCGGGTTTATGTTCACCATTTTCAAAGTAATAAATATttgtgcagaaaataaattgttagccATTGTCTTTCAaataactatttcattttggcctttaaatgaaatagagcctcccactaaatttatatcCGGATCCCATACTCCCTAAAATGGGAAACGGCAATCTTTGTTGGGTAAAGATTACTAGTGGGGATTGGAGTCCCATTAGCCTATAGTCCACCTCACCTAATAGTTATTGGTGTTCTATAAACTTAGTGAGTGAATCAACTTATGCAACGCATCATATGCAAGTCCCAATCATAACTTCAGCTTCTAGACCATAAAAGTCTCACCCGACAGTTATTGACTTCATGATCATAGTTAAATCTAACCCATCGTctcatgcaagtattgaaaacgcaaacgatctcctcacctaacagttattggaaatcgtttggctccaaccccacaacatcatattcttaatggagtggtccattattatgaatggcaattaatccctatgtatccatagctagtcaatcaaccactataatataggatcaaacCACGACGACGTAAGGCTACAAGTCTAAAACCCGTTAcaacttaatattattttaaggagATTTCGGTCATTATTAAAGGTCTTACTTTGCACATTAACCGGTTTAACATGCTCagataaatataataaataaatggatGTCAAACGAATAaacatctatcctacgtggtgatcatggaattatggTTTAATGGGTCTCGAGCCTATGAGACCACATTtaaccattttaatattttaatattggagatcCGCTTTTCGCTCCTTTTTGGTTCCTTGAACTCTTCGCGAACCGGGCCCATAGAGCTCTCTGGCTTAACGGCTCCTCCACGTAATCCTCGTAGCATTTACATCAACAATTGGCTATGCTAaactacgctaaaaataaaaattacatgaaaaataaaagaaggatgtagcctccatttaataattacaaaCCCAAAAATACCAATAATCACCATACATTCATTCATATatcaatcacattgattaggggtttttccatgatcaccacccttccacgtgagcaataaattaataattaaaagcTTTGGAAGGCACAAAAATTCTGCATTTAATCATATTACTATTCGAGCAACGCAAGCCGCATTAAAAAATTAACGCTGGCGAAACAAATTTCACGTGTGTAATTCTAAGCGGTAGTAGCACTCTCGCCACTAGATTCGTAGTTACGAATCATTTTTGCAAAGTTCATACATAATATAAAACTAACTATAGATGTTcgattcaaaaattgatttagttctaattttttgctATGTTGATTAATTTATTGTATAAAATAATCAACTTCTATCAGCCACATAAAAAGAACAATtctctaaaattaaattggccaTAACATCGCAAAAATCACTACGAAccaaaatcaattaaacgcaCGAAAACGCCTAAGGATTGGCTTTGATACCACTGTTGGGATACatgtaacatgcataggcaataAAACGTAAAATGTAacggaaataaataaaacccatacatgtatctccaAAGGCATTGTTTGTGTGtctcaatcgaaaatcataatTAACGAATGGAGTTATACCACTGTTGGGATACatgtaacatgcataggcaataAAACGTAAAATGTAacggaaataaataaaacccatacatgtatctccaAAGGCGTTGTTCGTGTGtctcaatcgaaaatcataatTAACGAATGGagttaacggattacctcttgaagcgtgcttaaaacaaaaatgttcagacattcttcgatccgagccctACAATTGTcgagcctctagttcggacatACCACCAATTGTACGACGAATGAGAAAAGACGACGCGGATAATTACCACAACAATTGTGCTAACAATTTTGTGAAGAGAACTCTCTGCGCTCTCAATATTTTGGTCACTGAAAGTACAAAAATGTAGAGAgaattttctggtttttctctCGCACTTCCTCACGGTTTTACAATGCACACTACGAGAGAAaactattttctctcttttctatcTGTTACCCACGCgtcgcccaaaaaaaaactttttgtttCGCTAAACGCACTTACTATGCACAATCAGTGAAGAGGTTGCTGGTTGTGCTGTCCACGATCATCCACTGTTGCTGATCGTGGACCATGCACACGGTCAACAACGCAATCGTTGTTGACCGTGTGCTGCACATGATCAGCAACGATTGCTAATCATGTGCAGcccttttaccctttttttttttggttttataataataataacaattactATTATTATAAAAGTAAAAAGGGTATAGAGTAAGTATATGTGCAATATGGACATATTAGTAAATGTCCACCTTGAGCGTACGTGTGCATCATATACACACGCGCctagaccaaaaataaaaaattaaattaaatcctattcaatttaattttagctAGACTTTTCgatatttgcaatatcgtctttcacgttcaacgtcgtcatgtattggttaaggtgtgtaaCACCCTTAAGTTCATCACTGAACtggcagtaagacatgcactaacatgttagtacttccaagagaagtaattgtcccgattaacctctaggtcccacaagcgatgagtgacatctagcaatatgtcatggctacccagacAATGtaaattctttaagaacattaTGAACCCTTCAGCTTTGgctacagtgtaattcaatccctctatcttactatatcccgatcgaacaatgGCCATGGAACATTTATCAAAccaccaattcaatcatatgtacaaatctaattcgacatgcatttatatgagacatgaacatttcattctcgattataaccccgatcgaggatttcaatgcattgtcataattagatcacataggatatcataccttgcatgtaacaaggagacagattccattttgtgcACACGTGCAACTCtatatgtgcatgaactatgaccatcaagtaaagagacggatcgacgaaccttCAATATGCATCCTcatgaaccatagccatccaacatacAAGTCAACACCGTGCCTCGgatctaaggattatttacacaagaccaaagcatgaactaTTAGACATTGActacgctaaaagcttccatgtcgctaatcgttcaatacGTGTtacgttcggtgaacttgtccggtacaagcacctgtgttctaattCGAGCATTGCAATACctaatgacttgtgactcgtcattcacTTAAGTATTCGATACTTAATAATGAAGTTAAGAATACACCGATCTCAAcaagatcattgatatccatacaATGATCCATCGACCGATaatagtttaaagattcagtctaaccgtgaacccgtcacacatattctcaacatcTCAAAAATAGTTCCAGTtacaaccgatcttatggaatttattcatgtaTATAAATAactggacaaatgaataaagacgtctttgccattaattaaataagaaattgaaaatacaactaaaatccctaacatgtaactattacatggttgctttaaggcatatctctaacactcATTCCATCAGCATAGActgcacacacacacatataaaaacatatatatacCGAGACTAACACGATTTTGACATATTTTAGCCCCTGTTCAAAGACTCCAGTTTCTTTGCAACAACGATGAAATAGACAGGGATCGAAATGAGCAAGATGGAACAAGAATGGCCACCCGAACCAGCAACTCGTCTTTATCAGGCATGTGTCACGGGTCGATTGATCTAGCGTCCCTTTACCTTCAAGCTTGAAAACCTCCAGGCCGTGATGCATGGCCATGACTAGGAAGGGTGGCAATCGCATAAAGATCACTCTTTCTCCTGACTGTGGCCGCAAAATCCTCGATCATATCCAGCTCTTCAGGAGTTTGCCCATCTGGAAGTGCCCAGTCGAAATGGTATAGCAAGAGTGCCAGTAAGAGCTCAATATTGGCCATGGCAAAAGCGATGCCCGGGCACACCCTCCTGCCGAAACCAAACGGAATGAAATGATAATATGTCCCAATGAAGTCTACTGGTGATTCAAGAAACCTCTCCGGCTGGAATTTTTCCGGGTCTTCCCAGTGATTTGGATCCCTTCCTAATGCCCCGGCATGAATAAGCACCCTTGATTTCGCAGGTATATCGTAGCCCTTGATCTTGCATGATTTCCTTGCTTCTCGGGGGACTAATGGTACCGGAGGGTGTAACCTAAGAGTCTCTTTGATGACTGATTTTAAGTACTTGAGATCTTCAAGATCCGAGTCTTGCACTTGATCCTTTCCTTTCAATGCCTCGCGTACCTCAGCCTGCGCATTCGCCATCACTTGTGGGTTCTTGAGCAATTCCGACATCGCCCATTCTACTGTTACCGATGTCGTATCGGTTCCACCACCAAAGAATTCCTAGGAAGGTgcaaacaaaagagaaacatGCATTTAGTCTGAGGATGGGGGAATTTTGCTTTGGTAGGTCCAATTTAATGAGCTAGATTTCACAAAAAACACTGAAAGTGCTCCATACAATTTTTTCTGCAGCAATTTTAGCTGTGAAAGGAGTATCACCGCTTTTTAAGGTGTTTGACAAAAACCTATAACGACAGTAGTTTGTAGCAACTTGTACAAAATAGTGACACATAATTTTGTGGTGTTACAACTTTAAAACATGGATTAGCAAATCTACTAGCACAGCTATAGGATCTAAACATACCAGGATTAGAGATTTAATGTGGTTGTCGGTAAGAGGGAATCCAAGTTCGTTCGACTCTTGAATCCGTAAAAGTACATCAACAAAATCTTCCTTGACAAAGCTATCTTCTCGGGTACAACTTAAGTTTTCTCTCTGCCTCCTATGATCATTGAGAATATCATTCGAAATTTGATCACATCTTCGCCGAATACTGTCTAGCCTCCATTTCCTCCCCCTAACATAACGAAGTATTCTGAGGGATGGGAAAACATCTGCGAAGTTAAACCCGCCGACCTGTTCGATTGCTTCTTTAAGAGCTGAAAGGTACTCCTGGTGCTTGTAGCTTTGACCAAATGCTGCTCTGGATATTATGGCATTTAAGCAGGAAGTGATCTTGTTGGTGAGATTGAGAGGGCAACCCTGCAATGAGCGCACGAACTGGACCAGATTGCTCGTCTCATCTTCTCTTATTGATTGGAAAGACCGAACGCTTTTGACGCTGAGAAGTTCCAAGACACAAATCTTGCGAAGCTGCCTCCAATATTCTCCGTAAGGCGcatacatgaagcttgagctcaTGTCGCCCATCATCTCTAAAGATGGGAATAGTGGCTTCTGAGCGAAGTTGATCTCGTGTTTCTTCAGGACCTCTCTGGCAATCTCAGGAGTCGCAAGAATGATGAGCGTGAGCTCACCGACCTTGAGGTGATAAATCGGGCCATAGGTTTTCGCTAGGTTGTTCAGATGATGGTGTGGCAGCTCGGGACTTATCAACTGGTGCAAATTTCCGATAAGGGGCAGTTTCTTTGGCCCCGGGGGTAACTTCAAAGCATTGGAACTTCTTGCTTTGAaaatcttgatgagcatgaacAGAAAGAGAAGACAAGGCAGGATGAAGGCAAAAGGACTGAAACCGAGCATTGTGGAGACTGGGTGGTTAGGGCTTAGATGACACATGCATGAGCTAAAACTCAACCCCATGCATATTTATGGTGGTTTCTGCTAAAGTATGTATCGAATTTGAATTGACGTACATAATCTCATTCTTGGATAAGTATTGGG
The sequence above is drawn from the Rhodamnia argentea isolate NSW1041297 chromosome 9, ASM2092103v1, whole genome shotgun sequence genome and encodes:
- the LOC115726574 gene encoding desmethyl-deoxy-podophyllotoxin synthase-like — encoded protein: MLGFSPFAFILPCLLFLFMLIKIFKARSSNALKLPPGPKKLPLIGNLHQLISPELPHHHLNNLAKTYGPIYHLKVGELTLIILATPEIAREVLKKHEINFAQKPLFPSLEMMGDMSSSFMYAPYGEYWRQLRKICVLELLSVKSVRSFQSIREDETSNLVQFVRSLQGCPLNLTNKITSCLNAIISRAAFGQSYKHQEYLSALKEAIEQVGGFNFADVFPSLRILRYVRGRKWRLDSIRRRCDQISNDILNDHRRQRENLSCTREDSFVKEDFVDVLLRIQESNELGFPLTDNHIKSLILEFFGGGTDTTSVTVEWAMSELLKNPQVMANAQAEVREALKGKDQVQDSDLEDLKYLKSVIKETLRLHPPVPLVPREARKSCKIKGYDIPAKSRVLIHAGALGRDPNHWEDPEKFQPERFLESPVDFIGTYYHFIPFGFGRRVCPGIAFAMANIELLLALLLYHFDWALPDGQTPEELDMIEDFAATVRRKSDLYAIATLPSHGHASRPGGFQA